The Setaria italica strain Yugu1 chromosome IX, Setaria_italica_v2.0, whole genome shotgun sequence genome has a window encoding:
- the LOC101779358 gene encoding annexin D4, translating into MAADEQQDLTRAFAGLGGLGVDEAALVSALGRWRRQPERRAQFRRGFPGFFSASAGAAAGIERCEDEYLRHLEDEFARLKDAAVLWALHPWERDARWAHHVLHGGDGHPPGVLVEVACTRAADDLLGARRAYQALYHRSLEEDVAYRVNDATAALLVGLVTAYRYEGARVSDELAAEEAKALAAAVRAAPAARLVQNEQVVRILATRSKPQLRATFKIYKELHGKPLEEDFAGEPCLQETVRCLDSPPKFFAEVIGRALRGDADKQAKAALTRVVVSRADVDMEEMKETYAKQHGAKLADAVAKNTHGHYKDALLAMIGK; encoded by the exons atggccgccgACGAGCAGCAGGACCTCACCAGGGCCTTCGCAg GCCTGGGCGGGCTGGGCGTGGACGAGGCGGCGCTGGTGTCGGCgctggggcggtggcggcggcagccggagcGGCGCGCGCAGTTCCGCCGCGGCTTCCCGGGCTTCTTCTCCgcgagcgccggcgccgccgcggggatcGAGCGTTGCGAGGACGAGTACCTGCGCCACCTGGAGGACGAGTTCGCCCGCCTCAAGGACGCCGCCGTGCTGTGGGCGCTGCACCCGTGGGAGCGCGACGCCCGGTGGGCGCACCACGTCctgcacggcggcgacggccacccGCCGGGGGTCCTCGTGGAGGTCGCCTgcacccgcgccgccgacgaCCTGCTCGGCGCCCGCCGCGCGTACCAGGCGCTCTACCACCGCTCGCTCGAGGAGGACGTCGCATACCGCGTCAacgacgccaccgccgcc ctgctggttGGGCTGGTGACCGCGTACCGGTACGAGGGCGCGCGCGTGAGCGACGAGCTGGCCGCGGAGGAGGCCAAGGCGCTGGCGGCCGCCGTcagggccgcgccggcggcgaggctggtGCAGAACGAGCAGGTGGTGAGGATACTCGCCACCAGGAGCAAGCCCCAGCTCAGGGCCACATTCAAGATCTACAAGGAGCTCCACGGCAAACCACTGGAAGAG GACTTCGCCGGCGAGCCGTGTCTGCAAGAGACCGTCAGGTGCCTGGACTCGCCGCCCAAGTTCTTCGCCGAGGTGATCGGCAGGGCGTTGAGGGGCGACGCGGACAAGCAGGCCAAGGCGGCTCTCACCCGCGTCGTGGTGTCCCGCGCCGACGTGGACATGGAGGAGATGAAGGAAACCTACGCCAAGCAGCACGGGGCCAAGCTCGCCGACGCGGTGGCCAAGAACACCCACGGCCACTACAAGGACGCGCTGCTCGCCATGATCGGCAAGTGA